The Acidobacteriaceae bacterium nucleotide sequence GCCATCCATGCGGCTCCGGCGACCATGTCCTGTAACTCGCCGGTGGCAGCACGTCCACCTTCAGGAAAGATCACGAGAGGAAGCCCCGCACTGAGCGTCTTGACGCCGCGAGCCAGCGAGGTAACGCCTGCGCGCGCGGAGCTTTGGTCGATGGGCACCTGGCCCGAACGATTGAGATACCAGCCGATGAAGGGGATCTTCCAGAGCGGTGCCTTGGCGAGGATGCGGAACTGGAACGGCAGCCGCGCGAAGAGCACAGGCGTGTCGTAGTAGCTGAGGTGGTTGCTCGCACAGACGCATGCACCGAGGCCGCGAAGGCGCTCCGCGTGAACGATCTCCGTCGGAGAGAGAGCGATCTTCAGCAACACACGCGCCCATTGACGAGCGATCCAGTGCTGCTGACGGCCGCTCTTATCCCACAACCCAGCGATGAGCGAAATCGTGCCGAAGAAGGTAGTAGCCAGCGCGATGAGAGGCATCAGCAGCAGGTAGGTGGTCCACTTCCAGAACGGCGGCGGGGTCTTTGATGACATCTCTTCGGACACTGTGTGCCTATCGTACTTCTTCTGCAAGCAGAGCGCGGATTTCGGCGACAAGGAAGACGCTGCCGGTGGCGACGATGACACCGTGCGGCGGCGTGATGGCTTCAGCCTGCGCGAGCGCCGCGGGAATGTGCGGAGCGCCATGTGCGGGGACGTCCATGGCGTGCGCCACGGTGAGGAGCTCATCGAGCGTGGAGGCGCGGGCGTTCTGGATGGGCGCGAGAACAATGTGGTCGTGCGCTCGTTCGGGTTCGCTCGAAGCAGAGTCAAAGAGCGGGAAGAGTACCTGCGCCATCTCCTGCACGGGCTTGTCCGCGAGTGCAGAGAAGACGAGCGTGCGCGGCGTGGTGGCGGGCAGGGAGGCTAGTGCGGAGCGAAGTGTCCAGGCGCCTGCAGGGTTGTGTGCAACGTCAAGCAGCAGCGGAGCGTGCCCGCGCTGAGAGGGGATGAACTCCAGACGGCCGGGCCACTGCGTGTTGCGTACACCCGCTTCAATCGCAGAGTTCGTGATGTTCGCAAACCCGTGGTTGGCGCGGAGTTCGAGCGCGGTGGCCACGGCAAGCGCAAGGTTGCGCTGCTGGTGCACACCAGAGAGCGGCGAGTCGATGTGCAGCACCTCGCCATCGATGGAGAGCTCGTAGCGGTTGCGCGGAAGCAGCGAGTCGGCGGAAGGAACGCCGCCGGATGCCATCAGGTTGCGCGGCGGCAGGCAGCGCGCCGCGTCCACGCCACGCACGTTGTTGCTGACGGCGATTTCGCCGATGGCGGCGTTCGCTTCAGGGTGCTGCGAGAGCGTGACCAGCACGCCGTCCTGGCGCAGGATGCCGGCCTTCTCCCGCGCGATCTCGCCGATGGTGTTGCCAAGAAACTCGGTATGGTCGAGACCGATGTCGGTGATGACAGAGACGAGCGGTTCGACGGAGTTGGTCGCGTCGAGACGGCCCCCAAGGCCGACTTCCAGCACGGCGAGTTGCACACGCTGCTCCGCGAAGAAGGAGAAGGCTACGGCGGTGAAGAGCTCGAAGAAGCTGGGCGTATGCGGCAGCACACCTTCGATGACAAGACGCTCAGAGACGCTCCAGGCACGGCCAAAGAGCTCGCCAAAGGCTGCGTCGGGGATCTCGTTCAGAGCAGCGTCTGTTCCACCGGCAGAGGTGCGAATGCGCTCGTTGACGCGCAGAAGGTGTGGCGAGGTATACAGGCCCGTGCGCAGGCCGCTGGCGGCGGCGATGGAGGCCAGCGTGGCCGCGGTGGAGCCTTTGCCGTTGGTTCCGGCGATCAGCACACTCGGAAACGACCTCTGCGGCAAGCCAAGCGCGGTGAGCAGGGCTCGGATATGGTCGAGCGAAAACTTGCGCGGAGCGGCGGCCGCGGCGCCGGAAGCACGGCCGGTGCGAAGCTCGGGGCCGAGGGATGCGAGAGTTTCGAGTGCGTGTTCGTACGTCATTTTTGTTTGCTTTTCCCTGCCGGAGGAGTAACGTTACCTAAAGCGTTTCCCCCTCACATGAAAACTGTACCTTTTTTCATGGATAGAGGCTGGGAAGCGGCATACTGGGCACGGAAGTACAGGACATCTTCGCTCTATGAACCTTCACGACACGCTGATACTTATCGAGTTCTTTGTCATCCTGCTGAGCCCTTGCGTCTCGGCCACGATGGTGACGATGCGCTGGGACAAGGCCGAAGCGGCTTATCTGCTCTTTGAAGAGCAGGTAGCGCGTCTGATGGAGCCGAAGGCCAAGCCTGTTCCAGGCAACCTGATGATTCGCCCGTACGAAGCCTGGGCGTTCCACTGTGCAGCCGCACCGATGGAGTCCGCAACCGAGTTCCGTCTACGCGTGTTCAACCCGCGCAAGCCTCGCGCTGTCGCCGCGGAGCACGAGATCGTCACTGCGGTCGCTCAGATATCGAGCGTTCAGGTCGCTGCTGCCTAAGGCTTCGCAGAGCTTCCAACCGCAGGCTGCTACTTCGTTCGCTAGCTCCTGCTCCGAAAAGAAAAGCTGGAACGGTTCGCCGACCTGCGCGACACGC carries:
- a CDS encoding Mur ligase family protein, coding for MTYEHALETLASLGPELRTGRASGAAAAAPRKFSLDHIRALLTALGLPQRSFPSVLIAGTNGKGSTAATLASIAAASGLRTGLYTSPHLLRVNERIRTSAGGTDAALNEIPDAAFGELFGRAWSVSERLVIEGVLPHTPSFFELFTAVAFSFFAEQRVQLAVLEVGLGGRLDATNSVEPLVSVITDIGLDHTEFLGNTIGEIAREKAGILRQDGVLVTLSQHPEANAAIGEIAVSNNVRGVDAARCLPPRNLMASGGVPSADSLLPRNRYELSIDGEVLHIDSPLSGVHQQRNLALAVATALELRANHGFANITNSAIEAGVRNTQWPGRLEFIPSQRGHAPLLLDVAHNPAGAWTLRSALASLPATTPRTLVFSALADKPVQEMAQVLFPLFDSASSEPERAHDHIVLAPIQNARASTLDELLTVAHAMDVPAHGAPHIPAALAQAEAITPPHGVIVATGSVFLVAEIRALLAEEVR
- a CDS encoding lysophospholipid acyltransferase family protein, whose amino-acid sequence is MSSKTPPPFWKWTTYLLLMPLIALATTFFGTISLIAGLWDKSGRQQHWIARQWARVLLKIALSPTEIVHAERLRGLGACVCASNHLSYYDTPVLFARLPFQFRILAKAPLWKIPFIGWYLNRSGQVPIDQSSARAGVTSLARGVKTLSAGLPLVIFPEGGRAATGELQDMVAGAAWMAIKAQVPLVPLTLIGTYELLPIHVYAMHPRPLKLIVGEPIPTIGLTTRDADALTQQLRSVIFETYTKDRQ